Below is a window of Flavobacterium sp. N2820 DNA.
TGTACTGGCTTCTTTTTTGTATTTGTTTTCTCGAATTCCTTCTACGGTAACTTCTTTTAAAACTTTGATCGAGTCATTTTTTTCTTGACTAAAAGCAAAGACAGAAGATATTAATAAGGAAGTAATAACTATTTTTTTCATTCTTATTTAGATTTAATTAAAATAACACAGCAAAAATATAAAGCCAAATTGAATCTACAAAACTTATTTAGACTTATTTAAAATAAATTTTATAAAGTTTTGGTTTTCAGTTCTAAAACTTTTAAACGCTTAAACTTTTAAACTTTAAACTAAAATTGTAACTTTGCACTCCAAAATAAGTGACTGCTATGTTAGATAGATTACAATATGTGAAGCAACGTTTCGATGAAATATCAGATTTGATTATTCAACCTGATGTAATTGCCGATCAAAAACGCTATGTACAATTAAATAAAGAATACAAAGACCTTAAAGGTTTAGTAGAAAAGCGTGAGGAGTACATCACAATTGATGCAAATATTAAGGAAGCAAATGAAATTATTGCTGATGGGTCTGATGCCGAAATGGTAGAAATGGCCAAAATGCAATTAGACGAGGCAAAAGAGCGTTTACCGCAATTAGAAGAAGAAATCAAATTTATGTTGATTCCAAAAGATCCAGAAGATGCGAAAAACGTAATGGTTGAAATTCGTGCGGGTACAGGAGGTGATGAAGCTTCGATTTTTGCTGGTGATTTATTCCGTATGTACACTAAATATTGTGAAGCACGTGGTTGGAGAACTTCTGTAGTGGATGTTAGTGAAGGAACTTCTGGTGGATTCAAAGAGGTAATTTTTGAAGTTACTGGAGAAGATGTTTACGGAACATTGAAATTTGAAGCAGGAGTACACCGTGTACAGCGTGTGCCACAAACGGAAACACAAGGTCGAGTACACACTTCGGCAGCAACAGTAATGGTATTGCCTGAAGCAGAAGAATTTGATGTACAAATTGATATGAACGATGTTCGTGTGGACTTTTTCTGTTCGTCTGGACCGGGTGGGCAATCGGTAAATACAACTAAGTCAGCGGTTCGTTTAACACACATTCCAACTGGATTAGTAGCGCAGTGTCAAGATCAAAAATCACAACACAAAAATAAAGATAAAGCATTAGATGTATTGCGTTCTCGTTTGTATGAAAAGGAATTAGCAATCAAACAAGCAGAAGATGCTACAAAACGTTCTTCGCAAGTGAGTTCAGGTGACCGTTCGGCAAAAATTAGAACTTATAATTATTCGCAAGGTCGTGTAACTGATCACCGAATTGGTTTAGATGTTTTTGATATGGATGGTGTAATGAATGGAAAAATTCAAAAGTTTGTTGATGAGCTTCAAATGGTGAACAACATGGAAAAATTAAAAGAAAACGAGGTTTTCTAATCAAAAATAATTGTACAAAAAAGTCAAACTATTTATTTAGTTTGACTTTTTTTTGTTAAGATAAAATGGATTTATCTGTATTTATCTGTATTTATCATTTAATCCTTTTCCCTCTATAATCTGCGGAATTATTTTTTCTAATCGTGCTAATTGTGTTTTTTCTTGTTTTGCTGAAGTGAGGTGTTCGATAAACTCTCTTTGTTTATAAGGAGAAAATTCATTGAATTTGGTTAAAAGTTCCTGATTTTTATCCAATTCGTTTTGAAGAAGTTCTGGAATTATAGTTTCTTTTTTTTCTTTTGGGATAACCAACCCTTTTTCTTCTATTTCAATCGCTTCATTAATATAATATAAAATTAGTTTTTCATCTATTTCATTGACCGAGGTAAATCGCATTTGTCGCAATGACTTGGTATTTTCTTCATTAGCATTAATGAGTAGTTTTTTTTCATCTTTCAGAAAAACACCATTATAAAACCAAATTCCAAAATAAGATTTAAAACTACCAATTCCTAACACATTTTTATTCTTGTGTGTATAAACAGAACCGCCCCATTTAGTAGTTTCAACTAAAGAAGTTTTACGAATAATCGCATGCAATTGCTCAATTTCATTTTCCCATTGATTGGTTTTGTTCCACTTGTTTTCTTTTTCCAAGTTATTCTATTTTTAGTTTATCAAATATAAAAAAAAGAGGAACATTGTCCTCTTTAGTTTATTCTTAGAATTTCACTTTCATTGTTATTGGTTTTCCATTTCGCATTACGGTTACGTCTTTTTCATCACCAACTGTTAATTTGGCTAAACAATCCATGTATCCATAGACTTCTTTAATTTCGCAATCACCAATTTTTATTAAAATATCGCCTTCTAATATACCAGCCGCATGTGCTGGACGATTTTCTGTAACTCCATCAATGTGTAAACCATCACCATGGTCAGTATAATCAGGCATAATTCCTAAAGTTACTTTATATTTTGGAACAGTTTTTCCTGCATTCATTGCTGTTTGAGTAAACTCGATTTTATCTAATGATGCAATTTCATTGGATACTCTAAATACATAATCAACAATGTTTCTTACACCATAATAATTGATTTTATCTTCGTCATCACTTGGTTTGTGATAATCTGCATGTGTTCCTGTAAAGAAAAATAAAACGGGAATATCTTTTAAATAAAATGAAGTATGATCAGAAGGACCTTGACCTGCATTGTCTAAAGTAACGTTGAAACCAGCGGGTTTGTTTTTGGTTATAATAGTTGAAAATTCTGGAGCAGTTCCAATTCCACCTACAGTTAAACTTTTATCTTTATCTAAACGACCAATCATGTCTAAATTTATCATGGTCACTACATTTGGATATAAACTTTTCAGTGTTTCTGCCATATGTTTTGAACCAATTAAACCATCTTCTTCTCCCGAAAATAAAGCAAAAATATAATTGACATTCTCTTTTGTTTTATTTTGTGAAAACATACGTGCTAATTCAAGTACTGCGGCAACACCTGATGCATTATCGTCTGCTCCATTATGAATTTCGCCATGTGAATTAGGCTTCGAAGAATGATTGTGTTCGTTTAATCCCAAATGGTCGTAATGTGCTCCAATTACAATTGTTTTTGAAGCTTTATTGTCTAAAAATGCAATCACATTTGTGCCACTATTTGCTTTATCGCTTGAAGCATCTGTGCTGTGCGGATTAATTTTTACCTTATAATTGAAAGTTTGTAAATACGATTGGTTTGCATAAGGCTTTAATCCCAAAGATTTAAATTCTTTTACAATATATGTTGCTGCTTTTTTTTCTCCAGCCGAACCAGTCAATCTACCTTGTAATTCATCAGATGATAAATAAGAAATATGTTTTTTTAATGTTTTTGGTTGAGCAATTTCAGTTTTGTCACCTTCAATCCAATCGGCAATAAAAACGTTGGTTTCTCTAGGCTTACTTTGCATTCTATTACTCGAAAAAACTAATTTTTTTCCATCAGGAGAAAACATCGGAAAAGCATTAAATTCACTTTCGTATGTAATTTGTTGTAAGTTTTCGCCATCAATATCAATCATAAATAGCTGGAAATCATATCCTCTTGTTGAGTGATGATTAGACGAAAAAATAATTTTTTTATCGGTAGGATGGAAGTAAGGTGCCCAATTGGCTTTTCCTAAATTCGTAATTTGTTTTAAATCGGAACCATCAATGTTGCAAGTATAGATTTCCATTTCAGATGGAGCAACCAAATTCTGAGCTAATAAATCTTTATATTCTTTAACAGCTTCAGCAGTTTTAGGTCGAGATGAACGAAAAACAATTTTTTTACTATCGTGCGAAAAGAAACAACCGCCATCATATCCTAATCCAAAAGTAATTTGTTTTAAATTACTACCATCGATATCCATGGTGTAAATTTCTAAATCGCCGCTTCTAATACTAGTAAAAGCAATTTTTTTACCATCTGGAGAAACAACAGCTTCAGCATCATAACCTGGCGTATTTGTTAGCTGTTTTGTGATGTTTCCTTTTAAATCGGCAATATAAATATCAAATTCAGGATAAATCGCCCATAAATATTTTCCTTCAATTGGCTTTGGAGGAGCAGGACAAGCATGGTCTGATGCGTGTGTGGAAGCATATAAAATGTGTTTTCCATCGGGCATATAATAAGAACAAGTGGTTCTTCCTTTTCCAGTTGAAACCAATTGCAAGCTTTTTTCATTGAATTCTTGTGCTTTTAAATCTAACATGAAGATTTGGTCACAAGAAACACCAAATGCTTTGTTGGTAACTTGAAGTGTTAATTGATCCCCTTTTGGACTAAAGTAGGCTTCGGCATTGTCGCCACCAAAAGTGAGTTGTTTGATGTTTTTTAAATGTTTTTCTTGAGCTGGAGCAAGTACTGAAAAAGATGTAATTAGTACGAGTAAAAACTTTTTATTAAAATTTATTGTTTGAAACATAAATGGTGTTTTTATTTATAATGAATAAAAATGAATTACGAATATACAAAAAAGACAAGTCATCAAAAACCTGTCTTTTATAATTGTTTTCTATGCTGAAATAGATTATTTAGTAGTTGCAGTGATTTCTGCAATTTTTACAATTACTTCTGTAGCTTTAACCATACTTTCAACAGGAACATATTCATATTTTCCGTGAAAATTATGTCCGCCTGCAAAAATATTTGGACAAGGTAAGCCTTTATAGGATAATTGACAGCCGTCTGTTCCACCTCGAATGGGTTTGATTAATGGTTTTATACCTAATTCTTTCATGGCTTTTTCTGCAATTTCAACGATATGAAAAACTGGTTTTACCTTTTCTTTCATGTTGTAATATTGATCTTTTACTTCAGCAATTACAATTTCTTCGCCAAATTGTTTTTTCCACTTTTTGTTGAATTTATTTGCTAATTCGTGGATAAATTCTTTTCTCTCTTTGAATTTTTTTGCACTATGGTCACGGATAATTAGTTCAACTACAGTTTCTTCGATACTTCCTGAAATTCCTACTACATGAAAAAATCCTTCATAACCTTTTGTTTTTTCTGGAATTTCATTCTTAGGTAATTTGGAAATAAATTGATTGGCTAAGAGCATTGAATTTATCATTTTTCCTTTAGCATAACCAGGATGAACGCTTTTTCCTTTAAAAACAATTTTTGCGCCAGCTGCATTAAAATTTTCATATTCTAGTTCGCCAATTTGACTTCCGTCCATAGTGTAAGCCCATTCGCAACCAAATTTTTCAACATCAAATTTATGCGCACCACGACCAATTTCTTCATCTGGAGTAAAACCTACACGAATTTTTCCGTGTTTGATTTCGGGATGTTGAATTAAATATTCCATTGCCGACATAATTTCGGTAATTCCGGCTTTGTCATCGGCTCCTAAAAGGGTTGTTCCGTCTGTTGTGATTAGGGTTTGGCCTTTATATTGTAATAAATCTTTAAAATAACTTGGTGATAAAATGATGTTTTGTTTTTTATTTAAAACAATATCACCTCCATCATAATTTTTTACAATTTGAGGTTTTACGTTAGCGCCAGTGAAATCTGGAGTTGTAT
It encodes the following:
- the prfA gene encoding peptide chain release factor 1, which produces MLDRLQYVKQRFDEISDLIIQPDVIADQKRYVQLNKEYKDLKGLVEKREEYITIDANIKEANEIIADGSDAEMVEMAKMQLDEAKERLPQLEEEIKFMLIPKDPEDAKNVMVEIRAGTGGDEASIFAGDLFRMYTKYCEARGWRTSVVDVSEGTSGGFKEVIFEVTGEDVYGTLKFEAGVHRVQRVPQTETQGRVHTSAATVMVLPEAEEFDVQIDMNDVRVDFFCSSGPGGQSVNTTKSAVRLTHIPTGLVAQCQDQKSQHKNKDKALDVLRSRLYEKELAIKQAEDATKRSSQVSSGDRSAKIRTYNYSQGRVTDHRIGLDVFDMDGVMNGKIQKFVDELQMVNNMEKLKENEVF
- a CDS encoding YdeI/OmpD-associated family protein, which translates into the protein MEKENKWNKTNQWENEIEQLHAIIRKTSLVETTKWGGSVYTHKNKNVLGIGSFKSYFGIWFYNGVFLKDEKKLLINANEENTKSLRQMRFTSVNEIDEKLILYYINEAIEIEEKGLVIPKEKKETIIPELLQNELDKNQELLTKFNEFSPYKQREFIEHLTSAKQEKTQLARLEKIIPQIIEGKGLNDKYR
- a CDS encoding M20/M25/M40 family metallo-hydrolase, producing the protein MFQTINFNKKFLLVLITSFSVLAPAQEKHLKNIKQLTFGGDNAEAYFSPKGDQLTLQVTNKAFGVSCDQIFMLDLKAQEFNEKSLQLVSTGKGRTTCSYYMPDGKHILYASTHASDHACPAPPKPIEGKYLWAIYPEFDIYIADLKGNITKQLTNTPGYDAEAVVSPDGKKIAFTSIRSGDLEIYTMDIDGSNLKQITFGLGYDGGCFFSHDSKKIVFRSSRPKTAEAVKEYKDLLAQNLVAPSEMEIYTCNIDGSDLKQITNLGKANWAPYFHPTDKKIIFSSNHHSTRGYDFQLFMIDIDGENLQQITYESEFNAFPMFSPDGKKLVFSSNRMQSKPRETNVFIADWIEGDKTEIAQPKTLKKHISYLSSDELQGRLTGSAGEKKAATYIVKEFKSLGLKPYANQSYLQTFNYKVKINPHSTDASSDKANSGTNVIAFLDNKASKTIVIGAHYDHLGLNEHNHSSKPNSHGEIHNGADDNASGVAAVLELARMFSQNKTKENVNYIFALFSGEEDGLIGSKHMAETLKSLYPNVVTMINLDMIGRLDKDKSLTVGGIGTAPEFSTIITKNKPAGFNVTLDNAGQGPSDHTSFYLKDIPVLFFFTGTHADYHKPSDDEDKINYYGVRNIVDYVFRVSNEIASLDKIEFTQTAMNAGKTVPKYKVTLGIMPDYTDHGDGLHIDGVTENRPAHAAGILEGDILIKIGDCEIKEVYGYMDCLAKLTVGDEKDVTVMRNGKPITMKVKF
- the pepT gene encoding peptidase T, whose product is MQHIIDRFISYVTIDTESDPNSDTTPSTKKQLDLANLLVKELKAMGMTEVTIDKNGYVMATLESNVKHKVPTIGFVSHYDTTPDFTGANVKPQIVKNYDGGDIVLNKKQNIILSPSYFKDLLQYKGQTLITTDGTTLLGADDKAGITEIMSAMEYLIQHPEIKHGKIRVGFTPDEEIGRGAHKFDVEKFGCEWAYTMDGSQIGELEYENFNAAGAKIVFKGKSVHPGYAKGKMINSMLLANQFISKLPKNEIPEKTKGYEGFFHVVGISGSIEETVVELIIRDHSAKKFKERKEFIHELANKFNKKWKKQFGEEIVIAEVKDQYYNMKEKVKPVFHIVEIAEKAMKELGIKPLIKPIRGGTDGCQLSYKGLPCPNIFAGGHNFHGKYEYVPVESMVKATEVIVKIAEITATTK